From Pseudomonas sp. stari2, a single genomic window includes:
- the katB gene encoding catalase KatB: MNSTLGLGAVPHRRTLGVLAASLLSFSVNAAPLTRDNGAAVGDNQNSQTAGANGPVLLQDVQLIQKLQRFDRERIPERVVHARGTGAHGTFTATNNLSDLSKAKVFTVGQVTPVFVRFSAVVHGNHSPETLRDPRGFATKFYTADGNWDLVGNNFPTFFIRDAIKFPDMVHAFKPDPRTNLDDDSRRFDFFSHIPEATRTLTELYSNSGTPASYREMDGNSVHAYKLVNDKGEVHYVKFHWKSLQGIKNLDPKQVEQVQGRDYSHMTNDLVTNINKGNFPKWDLYIQVLKPQDLSKFDFDPLDATKTWPGIPERKVGQMVLNRNPSNVFQETEQVAMAPSNVVPGIEPSEDRLLQGRIFAYADTQMYRLGANALQLPINAAKVPVNNGNQDGTMNAGASHSGVNYQPSRLQPREETQSARYSQTALQGSTQQAKIQREQNFKQAGDLYRSFSKKERQDLIESFGGSLASTDDESKHIMLSFLYKADPEYGTGVTKVAKGDLNRVKALAAKLVD; this comes from the coding sequence ATGAATTCCACTCTTGGCCTCGGGGCTGTTCCCCATCGCCGTACGCTTGGCGTACTCGCCGCCAGCCTGCTGAGCTTTTCCGTGAATGCCGCACCCCTGACCCGGGATAACGGTGCCGCAGTGGGCGACAATCAGAATTCGCAGACCGCCGGTGCCAACGGCCCGGTGTTGTTGCAGGACGTGCAACTGATCCAGAAGCTGCAACGCTTTGATCGCGAGCGTATTCCCGAACGCGTCGTGCATGCTCGTGGCACCGGTGCTCATGGCACGTTCACCGCGACCAACAATCTGAGCGATCTGAGCAAGGCCAAAGTGTTCACTGTCGGCCAGGTCACGCCGGTGTTCGTGCGTTTCTCTGCTGTGGTTCACGGCAACCATTCACCGGAAACCCTGCGTGACCCACGGGGTTTCGCGACCAAGTTCTATACAGCAGACGGCAACTGGGACCTGGTGGGAAACAACTTCCCGACGTTCTTCATCCGCGACGCGATCAAGTTCCCGGACATGGTGCATGCCTTCAAGCCTGATCCGCGTACCAATCTGGACGATGATTCCCGCCGTTTCGACTTCTTCTCCCATATACCTGAAGCCACTCGTACATTGACCGAGTTGTATTCCAACTCAGGGACACCGGCCAGTTATCGGGAAATGGATGGCAACAGTGTGCACGCCTACAAATTGGTTAACGATAAGGGCGAAGTGCATTACGTCAAGTTTCACTGGAAAAGTCTGCAGGGGATAAAAAATCTCGATCCAAAACAGGTCGAGCAAGTGCAGGGTCGTGACTACAGTCACATGACTAATGATTTGGTAACTAATATCAATAAGGGAAATTTCCCGAAGTGGGACTTATACATTCAGGTTCTGAAACCGCAAGACTTGTCAAAGTTTGATTTCGATCCTCTTGATGCAACCAAGACCTGGCCCGGTATTCCAGAGCGAAAAGTTGGACAAATGGTCTTGAACCGTAATCCTTCGAACGTCTTCCAGGAAACTGAACAAGTGGCCATGGCACCTTCGAATGTTGTGCCGGGAATCGAGCCATCTGAAGATCGTCTGCTGCAAGGCCGGATATTTGCCTATGCCGACACCCAGATGTATCGCCTTGGCGCCAATGCTCTGCAGTTGCCGATCAATGCTGCAAAAGTACCGGTCAACAATGGTAATCAGGATGGCACGATGAATGCCGGTGCGAGTCACTCGGGTGTCAACTATCAGCCAAGCCGCCTGCAACCACGTGAAGAAACGCAAAGCGCGCGTTATAGCCAGACCGCTCTGCAGGGCAGCACACAACAGGCGAAGATTCAGCGTGAGCAGAACTTCAAGCAGGCCGGTGATCTGTATCGCTCGTTCAGCAAGAAGGAGCGTCAGGATCTGATCGAGAGCTTCGGCGGGTCGCTGGCAAGCACCGATGACGAGAGCAAGCACATCATGCTGTCCTTCCTCTATAAGGCGGATCCGGAATACGGCACCGGTGTGACCAAAGTCGCCAAGGGCGACCTGAATCGGGTCAAGGCCCTGGCGGCGAAACTGGTCGACTGA
- the mscL gene encoding large-conductance mechanosensitive channel protein MscL: MGVLSEFKAFAVKGNVVDMAVGIIIGAAFGKIVSSFVGDVIMPPIGLLIGGVDFSDLAITLKAAEGSAPAVVMAYGKFIQSILDFIIVAFAIFMGVKAINRLKREEAVAPTLPPVPTKEEELLGEIRDLLKAQNNRP, translated from the coding sequence ATGGGCGTGCTCAGCGAGTTCAAGGCCTTCGCGGTCAAAGGCAATGTGGTCGACATGGCCGTCGGTATCATCATCGGTGCGGCCTTCGGCAAAATCGTTTCGTCGTTTGTCGGTGATGTGATCATGCCGCCAATCGGCCTGCTGATCGGTGGAGTGGACTTCAGTGATCTGGCGATAACCCTGAAAGCCGCCGAGGGCAGCGCCCCCGCAGTCGTGATGGCCTACGGCAAGTTCATCCAGAGCATTCTGGACTTCATCATCGTCGCGTTCGCGATTTTCATGGGCGTCAAAGCCATCAACCGCCTGAAACGCGAAGAAGCCGTCGCTCCGACCTTGCCGCCAGTGCCAACCAAGGAAGAAGAGTTGCTGGGCGAGATCCGCGATCTTCTCAAGGCCCAGAACAACCGGCCTTGA
- a CDS encoding ferredoxin--NADP reductase, with protein sequence MTASSEKFSRQTLLDVQPLTPNLFTLRTTRDAGFRFRAGQFARIGVTRADGSTVWRAYSMVSSPFDEFLEFFSIVVPGGEFTSELSRLKAGDTLLIERQAFGYLTLDRFIDGRDLWLLSTGTGVAPFLSILQDFEVWEKFERIILVYSAREARELAYQPLIAELTQRDYLAEYAHKFQFIPVVTRERYAGALNGRITTLIENGELERVAGVELTPVHSRVMLCGNPQMIDDTRALLKQRGMALSLTRRPGQVAVENYW encoded by the coding sequence ATGACTGCCAGCAGCGAAAAATTCAGCCGCCAGACATTACTCGATGTACAACCGCTGACCCCGAACCTGTTCACCTTGCGTACCACGCGGGATGCCGGTTTCCGCTTCCGCGCCGGGCAATTCGCGCGGATTGGCGTGACGCGCGCGGACGGCAGTACGGTGTGGCGCGCCTACTCGATGGTGTCATCGCCGTTCGACGAGTTTCTCGAATTTTTTTCCATCGTGGTGCCGGGCGGCGAATTCACCAGCGAGCTGAGCCGTCTGAAAGCAGGGGATACCTTGCTGATAGAGCGCCAGGCCTTTGGTTATCTGACGCTGGATCGCTTCATTGATGGTCGAGATCTCTGGCTGTTATCCACAGGCACGGGGGTGGCGCCGTTTCTGTCGATCCTGCAGGACTTCGAGGTCTGGGAGAAGTTTGAACGAATCATCCTGGTCTACAGTGCGCGAGAGGCGCGGGAGCTGGCCTATCAACCACTGATTGCCGAACTGACGCAGCGCGACTATCTGGCGGAATATGCGCACAAATTTCAGTTCATTCCGGTGGTCACTCGTGAGCGTTATGCCGGCGCTCTCAACGGGCGCATCACCACACTGATCGAAAATGGCGAACTGGAGAGGGTGGCAGGTGTCGAGCTGACTCCGGTGCATTCGCGAGTCATGCTCTGCGGTAATCCGCAGATGATCGATGACACCCGGGCCTTGCTCAAGCAACGCGGCATGGCCTTGAGTCTGACCCGTCGACCAGGACAGGTGGCGGTGGAAAACTACTGGTAA
- a CDS encoding autoinducer binding domain-containing protein, with protein sequence MERWKEYQIEQITRAKEIENAFPILSTFARNLGFQFCGIKVSRPGYPSFKSFNINNFPMAWNDEYEKNYESDDPITAYCDRSMLPFLWSRKAFSKTPLMWDALQNHGMQHGWSQSYRDEKNDLCCTVSLARTHCEIFALELYNEYGVLHYVLQHLCALFLTAFPPILAKPPPVRLSTRELEIVRLCALGKTAWEIGQILNVAERTVTYHIKNLIIKFNVCNKMSAVIAASKAGYL encoded by the coding sequence ATGGAAAGGTGGAAGGAGTACCAGATAGAGCAGATCACGCGTGCGAAGGAAATCGAGAACGCATTCCCGATTTTGAGCACATTTGCCAGGAACCTCGGTTTTCAATTTTGCGGCATTAAAGTTTCGCGGCCTGGTTACCCGTCATTCAAATCGTTCAATATCAATAACTTCCCAATGGCATGGAACGATGAATACGAAAAAAATTACGAAAGTGATGACCCGATAACAGCTTACTGCGATCGTTCCATGCTGCCGTTTCTCTGGAGCAGGAAAGCCTTCTCGAAGACTCCGCTAATGTGGGATGCGCTTCAAAATCACGGGATGCAACATGGTTGGTCGCAGTCGTATCGCGACGAGAAAAACGACTTATGTTGCACGGTCAGCCTGGCACGAACCCACTGCGAAATTTTTGCCCTGGAGCTGTACAACGAATATGGCGTGTTGCATTACGTCTTGCAGCATTTGTGTGCGTTGTTCCTCACTGCATTCCCCCCAATACTGGCCAAACCACCCCCCGTGCGATTGTCCACACGGGAACTCGAAATCGTGAGGCTTTGCGCCTTGGGTAAAACAGCTTGGGAAATCGGCCAGATTCTGAACGTAGCCGAACGGACCGTGACCTATCACATCAAGAACCTGATCATTAAGTTCAACGTCTGCAACAAGATGTCGGCCGTCATCGCCGCCTCAAAGGCCGGATATCTCTAG
- a CDS encoding methyltransferase, whose protein sequence is MPLLDTPFAQLDLIRQPEQQNEPLQAFDAADEYLLNHLAEQNPAANTRVLVLNDSFGALAISLCGKVQVSTSGDSFLAFQGLEKNLLRNGQVFDALRGTPASEPFVGPFDRVLIRVPKTLALLEEQLIRLQGQLAPGAQVVAAAMVKHLPRAAGDLLERYIGPVQASLAVKKARLLIATPEAKAPAASPYPTRYRLDEPAIELLNHANVFCREGLDIGTRAFLPHLPKNLGAARVADLGCGNGVLAIASALQNPDAHYTLVDESFMAVQSAAENWRVALGEREVIVRAGDGLAGQEAQSLDVVLCNPPFHQQQVVGDFLAWRMFQQAREALVVGGALYIVGNRHLGYHSKLARLFRGVEQVAATPKFVILKARK, encoded by the coding sequence ATGCCTTTGCTCGATACGCCCTTCGCCCAGCTTGATCTGATCCGCCAGCCCGAACAGCAGAACGAACCGCTGCAAGCCTTCGACGCGGCCGACGAATACCTGCTCAATCATCTGGCCGAGCAGAACCCAGCGGCAAACACTCGGGTATTGGTACTCAACGATAGCTTTGGCGCGCTGGCCATCAGCCTCTGCGGCAAAGTGCAGGTCAGCACCAGCGGCGATTCGTTCCTGGCGTTTCAGGGCCTGGAGAAAAACCTGCTGCGCAATGGCCAGGTGTTCGATGCGCTACGCGGCACGCCGGCCAGCGAGCCGTTCGTCGGGCCATTTGACCGAGTGCTGATCCGCGTGCCAAAAACCCTGGCGCTACTGGAAGAACAACTGATTCGCCTGCAAGGCCAATTGGCACCCGGCGCTCAGGTGGTAGCCGCAGCCATGGTCAAACACTTGCCCCGCGCTGCCGGTGATCTGCTGGAGCGCTACATCGGCCCGGTTCAGGCTTCGCTGGCCGTGAAGAAGGCGCGCTTGTTGATCGCCACGCCTGAGGCCAAGGCTCCGGCCGCCTCGCCTTATCCGACCCGCTATCGCCTCGACGAGCCGGCCATCGAACTGCTCAACCACGCCAACGTGTTCTGCCGCGAAGGGCTGGATATCGGTACTCGCGCCTTTCTTCCGCACTTGCCGAAGAATCTCGGCGCGGCGCGGGTTGCCGACCTCGGTTGCGGTAACGGTGTACTGGCCATCGCCAGCGCCCTGCAAAACCCTGATGCGCATTACACGCTGGTGGACGAGTCGTTCATGGCCGTGCAATCGGCGGCCGAGAACTGGCGCGTGGCATTGGGTGAACGTGAAGTGATCGTTCGCGCCGGCGACGGTCTGGCCGGGCAGGAAGCGCAATCGCTCGACGTGGTGCTGTGCAACCCGCCGTTCCACCAGCAACAGGTGGTCGGCGACTTCCTTGCCTGGCGCATGTTCCAGCAGGCTCGCGAAGCGCTGGTAGTTGGCGGTGCGTTGTACATTGTCGGCAACCGTCACTTGGGTTATCACAGCAAACTGGCGCGCCTGTTCCGGGGTGTCGAGCAAGTCGCGGCCACGCCGAAATTCGTGATCCTCAAGGCGCGTAAATAA
- a CDS encoding DUF2474 domain-containing protein: MTGKHSLHDIEEAEKKPLWQRLGWLAMIWVGSVGALFIVASLMRMFMNAAGLTTH; this comes from the coding sequence ATGACCGGCAAACATTCCCTGCACGACATTGAAGAAGCCGAAAAAAAACCGCTGTGGCAGCGGCTCGGCTGGTTGGCCATGATCTGGGTCGGCAGCGTCGGTGCATTGTTCATCGTCGCCAGCCTGATGCGCATGTTCATGAATGCAGCAGGCCTGACCACGCACTGA
- the cydB gene encoding cytochrome d ubiquinol oxidase subunit II, with protein sequence MGIDLPLIWAVIIIFGIMMYVVMDGFDLGIGILFPFIPGKVDRDVMMNTVAPVWDGNETWLVLGGAALFGAFPLAYSVVLSALYLPLIFMLIGLIFRGVAFEFRFKAKDDKRHLWDKAFIGGSVAATFFQGVALGAFIDGLPVVNRQYAGGSLDWLTPFTLFCGAALVVAYALLGCTWLIMKTEGKLQEQMHNLARPLAFVLLAVIGIVSLWTPLAHPEIATRWFSMPNLFWFMPVPILVLVTMYGLIRAVARNANYMPFLLTLVLIFLGYSGLGISLWPNIVPPSISIWDAAAPPQSQGFMLVGTLFIIPFILGYTFWSYYVFRGKVTHEDGYH encoded by the coding sequence ATGGGTATTGATCTTCCGCTGATCTGGGCCGTGATCATCATCTTCGGGATCATGATGTACGTGGTCATGGACGGTTTCGACCTGGGGATCGGGATTCTCTTCCCGTTCATCCCGGGCAAAGTCGACCGTGACGTGATGATGAACACCGTCGCCCCGGTGTGGGACGGCAACGAAACCTGGCTGGTACTGGGCGGTGCTGCGTTGTTTGGCGCGTTTCCGCTGGCGTATTCGGTGGTGTTGTCGGCGTTGTACCTGCCGCTGATCTTCATGCTGATCGGGCTGATTTTCCGCGGCGTGGCGTTCGAGTTCCGCTTCAAGGCCAAGGACGACAAGCGTCATCTGTGGGACAAGGCGTTCATCGGCGGTTCGGTGGCGGCGACGTTCTTCCAGGGCGTTGCACTCGGCGCGTTCATCGACGGCTTGCCCGTGGTCAACCGGCAATATGCCGGCGGCTCACTGGACTGGCTGACGCCGTTCACGCTGTTCTGCGGCGCTGCTCTTGTGGTGGCGTATGCCTTGCTCGGCTGCACCTGGCTGATCATGAAGACCGAAGGCAAGCTGCAGGAGCAGATGCACAACCTGGCGCGCCCTCTGGCCTTCGTGCTGTTGGCGGTGATCGGCATCGTCAGCCTCTGGACGCCGTTGGCTCATCCTGAAATCGCGACGCGCTGGTTCAGCATGCCGAACCTGTTCTGGTTCATGCCGGTGCCGATCCTCGTGCTGGTGACGATGTACGGTCTGATTCGCGCCGTGGCACGCAATGCCAACTACATGCCGTTCCTGCTGACCCTGGTGCTGATCTTCCTCGGCTATAGCGGTCTGGGCATCAGCCTGTGGCCGAACATCGTGCCGCCGTCGATCTCGATCTGGGACGCAGCCGCTCCGCCGCAGAGCCAGGGCTTCATGCTGGTCGGCACGCTGTTCATCATCCCGTTCATCCTGGGTTACACCTTCTGGAGCTACTACGTGTTCCGCGGCAAGGTCACCCACGAAGACGGTTATCACTAG